Proteins encoded together in one uncultured Flavobacterium sp. window:
- a CDS encoding PAS domain-containing protein, with protein sequence MKSKTIQITLVYIIISLFMAIVCHKILTTYFSKTEYYLVFFLKDVFFILTTALFFNYILSKNEKKNIAVFKKLKHTNEEIKESNEKYDIVAKATSDTIWDWKIQEDSINWNKGIEGVFGYNPAEVGKTSKWWFDKIHPEDSIRMSIKLYSFIEQKTEKWQDQYRFRCADGTYKYVLDRGFLLKDENGRAIRMIGAIQDITKQKEEEQRLKLLETVITQSKDSILITEANSADRKIPKIVYVNPAFSQMSGYQSNEIIGKSPNIFKGPKSDSEELKKLLRAIKNEEECLIETISYTKKKEEFWVRFSMIPIFNSEGIITHWISIQRDITDEKKLETEKEHLIRELTQNNKDLKQFSYITSHNLRAPLSNLIGLLNLIEDIPIENEELEEILAGFNKSTHLLNETINDLVKVIIIKDNPSMQKEEVSLKEVFENVFSQLSFQIELHKPIIKLKFDRVPLLNTNKAYIESILLNLLTNSIKYKSENRKLKISITAEQIDHKAILTFKDNGIGIDLERNRDKVFGLYQRFHNYPDSKGLGLYLVKSQVETMGGTISIDSEVNKGTTFTITFKN encoded by the coding sequence ATGAAAAGTAAAACTATCCAAATTACTCTAGTCTATATTATCATATCGTTATTTATGGCGATTGTCTGTCATAAAATACTTACTACTTACTTTTCTAAGACTGAATATTATTTAGTTTTTTTCCTTAAAGACGTTTTTTTCATATTAACTACTGCTCTATTTTTCAATTACATACTATCTAAAAATGAGAAAAAAAATATTGCAGTTTTCAAAAAATTAAAACATACAAATGAAGAAATTAAAGAATCAAACGAAAAATATGACATTGTAGCAAAAGCAACAAGCGACACAATTTGGGATTGGAAAATTCAGGAAGACAGTATAAACTGGAACAAAGGAATCGAAGGAGTTTTTGGTTATAATCCAGCCGAAGTTGGAAAGACTTCGAAATGGTGGTTTGATAAAATTCACCCTGAAGACAGTATCAGAATGTCTATTAAACTGTACTCTTTTATCGAGCAAAAAACAGAGAAATGGCAAGATCAATATCGATTTAGATGTGCAGACGGAACTTATAAATATGTTTTAGACAGAGGATTTTTATTAAAAGATGAAAACGGAAGGGCGATCAGAATGATTGGAGCCATTCAGGATATTACCAAACAAAAAGAAGAAGAACAACGATTAAAGCTTTTAGAAACCGTAATTACACAATCTAAGGATTCTATTTTAATTACAGAAGCAAATTCTGCAGATCGCAAAATACCTAAAATAGTATATGTCAATCCGGCATTTTCACAAATGTCAGGATATCAGTCTAATGAAATTATTGGAAAATCTCCAAATATTTTCAAAGGACCTAAATCAGATTCAGAAGAATTAAAAAAACTTCTAAGAGCTATAAAAAATGAAGAAGAATGTTTAATAGAAACGATTAGCTACACCAAGAAAAAAGAAGAATTCTGGGTACGATTCTCTATGATTCCAATTTTTAATAGCGAAGGCATCATTACACACTGGATCTCGATACAAAGAGACATTACAGACGAAAAGAAACTAGAAACAGAAAAAGAACATTTAATTAGAGAACTAACACAAAACAATAAAGACTTAAAACAGTTCTCCTATATTACATCGCACAACTTAAGAGCCCCATTGTCTAATCTTATAGGGCTTTTAAATCTTATCGAAGATATTCCGATAGAAAACGAAGAACTTGAAGAAATTTTAGCTGGTTTTAACAAATCAACACATTTATTAAACGAAACCATAAATGACCTGGTAAAAGTAATTATCATTAAAGACAATCCTTCTATGCAAAAAGAAGAAGTTTCTTTGAAAGAAGTCTTCGAAAATGTATTTAGCCAATTGTCTTTTCAAATCGAATTACACAAACCAATTATTAAGCTCAAATTTGATCGGGTTCCATTATTAAACACAAACAAAGCTTATATCGAAAGCATTTTACTAAATTTGCTTACTAATTCAATAAAGTATAAGTCCGAGAATAGAAAATTAAAAATTTCTATTACCGCCGAACAAATAGATCACAAAGCAATATTAACTTTTAAAGACAACGGAATTGGAATTGATTTAGAAAGAAATCGCGATAAAGTTTTCGGGCTATATCAAAGATTCCATAATTATCCAGACAGCAAGGGACTTGGTTTGTATCTTGTAAAGTCACAGGTTGAAACCATGGGAGGAACAATCAGCATCGACAGTGAGGTTAACAAAGGCACCACGTTTACAATAACATTTAAAAATTAA
- the typA gene encoding translational GTPase TypA: MESIRNIAIIAHVDHGKTTLVDKIMYHCQLFRDNENTGDLILDNNDLERERGITITSKNVSVQYKGTKINIIDTPGHADFGGEVERVLNMADGVCLLVDAFEGPMPQTRFVLQKAIDLGLKPCVVINKVDKENCTPEEVHEKVFDLMFELGAEEWQLDFPTVYGSAKNNWMSDHWENVTDNVEALLDMVVENVPAPKVSEGTPQMLITSLDFSAFTGRIAIGRLERGVLKEGMPISLVKRDGTVSKSRIKELHTFEGLGRKKVQEVVAGDICAIIGVEGFEIGDTIADFENPEGLKTIDIDEPTMSMLFTINDSPFFGKEGKFVTSRHIRERLTKELEKNLAMKLGETDSADKFMVFGRGVLHLSVLIETMRREGYELQIGQPQVIIKEVDGKKCEPIEELTIDLPESLSGRAVEFVTLRKGEMLSMETKGERMIVKFNIPSRGIIGLRNQLLTATAGEAIMAHRFIGYEPYKGEIAGRNKGSLISMEKGKAIPYSIDKLQDRGKFFVEPNTEIYEGQVIGENSRADDMCVNVTKEKKQSNVRSSGNDEKARIIPPIIFSLEEALEYIQKDEYVEVTPKSIRLRKIYLTETDRKRFKI, from the coding sequence ATGGAATCTATTAGAAACATTGCAATTATTGCCCACGTCGATCACGGTAAAACCACTTTGGTTGATAAAATTATGTATCACTGTCAATTATTTCGTGACAACGAAAACACAGGTGATTTAATTCTTGATAATAACGATTTAGAGCGTGAGAGAGGTATTACTATTACTTCTAAAAACGTATCAGTTCAATATAAAGGAACAAAGATCAATATTATTGACACTCCTGGCCACGCGGATTTTGGAGGTGAAGTAGAACGTGTATTGAACATGGCCGATGGTGTATGTTTGCTAGTCGATGCTTTTGAAGGTCCAATGCCACAAACTCGTTTTGTATTACAAAAAGCTATTGACTTAGGTCTTAAACCATGTGTAGTTATCAATAAAGTTGATAAAGAAAACTGTACTCCTGAAGAAGTTCATGAAAAAGTTTTTGACTTAATGTTTGAATTAGGTGCTGAAGAATGGCAGTTGGATTTCCCAACAGTTTATGGTTCTGCTAAAAATAACTGGATGTCTGATCATTGGGAAAACGTAACTGATAATGTTGAAGCATTATTAGATATGGTTGTTGAAAATGTACCAGCTCCTAAAGTTTCTGAAGGAACACCACAAATGTTGATTACATCTTTAGACTTCTCAGCTTTTACAGGTCGTATCGCTATTGGTCGTCTTGAAAGAGGAGTTCTTAAAGAAGGTATGCCAATCTCATTAGTAAAAAGAGATGGTACTGTATCTAAATCTCGTATCAAAGAACTTCATACTTTTGAAGGACTTGGTCGTAAAAAAGTACAAGAAGTTGTTGCTGGAGATATTTGTGCAATCATTGGAGTTGAAGGTTTTGAAATTGGTGATACTATCGCTGATTTTGAAAATCCAGAAGGTCTAAAAACGATTGACATCGATGAGCCTACAATGAGTATGTTGTTTACAATTAACGATTCACCATTCTTTGGTAAAGAAGGTAAATTTGTAACTTCTCGTCATATTAGAGAAAGATTGACAAAAGAATTAGAGAAAAACTTAGCGATGAAGTTAGGTGAAACTGATTCTGCTGATAAATTCATGGTTTTTGGTCGTGGAGTACTTCACTTATCTGTTCTTATTGAAACAATGAGAAGAGAAGGTTATGAGTTACAAATCGGTCAACCACAAGTTATCATCAAAGAAGTTGATGGTAAAAAATGTGAGCCAATTGAGGAATTGACAATCGATTTACCAGAATCACTTTCAGGTAGAGCGGTAGAGTTTGTTACTTTGCGTAAAGGTGAAATGTTGAGTATGGAAACTAAAGGGGAGCGTATGATTGTAAAATTTAATATTCCATCACGTGGAATTATTGGATTACGTAACCAATTGCTTACTGCAACAGCTGGTGAGGCTATTATGGCACACCGTTTCATTGGATATGAGCCTTACAAAGGTGAAATCGCCGGACGTAACAAAGGTTCATTGATTTCTATGGAAAAAGGAAAAGCTATTCCTTATTCTATCGATAAATTGCAAGATCGTGGTAAGTTTTTTGTTGAACCAAATACTGAAATTTACGAAGGTCAGGTAATTGGAGAAAACTCTCGTGCTGATGATATGTGTGTAAACGTAACGAAAGAGAAAAAACAATCTAACGTTCGTTCTTCTGGAAATGATGAAAAAGCGAGAATCATCCCTCCAATCATTTTCTCTCTTGAAGAAGCTTTAGAGTACATTCAAAAAGATGAATATGTAGAGGTTACACCAAAATCTATTCGTTTGAGAAAAATCTATTTGACAGAAACTGATAGAAAAAGATTTAAAATCTAA
- a CDS encoding choice-of-anchor L domain-containing protein, with product MNAQYITIDDQKTPQELIENILVNSSCASASNTSGKGDTFTPGKNSFAYFNAGTSGFPFSEGIVLTTSTSTEGIGPYVSNLGSGSPNWLGDSDLNQILGIKSINATSIELDFVALTDILSFNYIFASNEYQYDFPCTYSDGFAFLIKEAGTSNPYQNIAVLPGTTIPVSSVSVRPNIEPGVVPPPANRSYPGCPAANQTYFNGLNNINSPVNYAGQTVIMNAQTNVITGKTYHIKLVVADAGERYYDSAVFLQAGSFASKITFGQDRTSANNNPMCFGETLLLDPKLSPAYSYKWFKNNVQIATTPTITATDAGTYRVEVTLTPSTCSLVGEIKIEYAPEILSTDTPLIQCDNNTDGISVFNLTKVDNIIKNNVSTITNNGYYESLADAQNKTNPITNPANYTNKANNQIVFARIENKYGCYKIVKVTLQISTATLPNQNPIATCDKDDKQDGFYQFDFESKVTPQVLAGLPSGLVADYFLTENDALTETNKLPNLFKNTTAFNQTIYVRVVNGPDCYDVTSVPLVVNTFDPPNFQDEYKTLCKGSTTTLSVATGFSSYSWSTGSTDNHIDVGTAGDYSVTVKDANVCEKTKKFKVIASEPATITGVVIKDFSGTDNSALIEYTGAGNYEFSIDGISYQDNPLFTGVKPGVYNATSRDKNGCGISGAFVFYVLDYPRFFTPNGDGYNDLWFIKDFDQLPAYKVSIFDRYGKLLKQMDQNSSGWNGNYNNQQLPSDDYWFTLILENGTGIKGHFSLKR from the coding sequence ATGAATGCACAATATATTACTATTGATGATCAAAAAACACCGCAAGAACTAATTGAAAATATTTTAGTCAATAGTTCTTGCGCTTCTGCTTCAAACACAAGTGGAAAGGGAGATACTTTTACACCCGGAAAAAATAGTTTTGCCTATTTTAATGCCGGAACAAGTGGTTTTCCTTTTTCAGAAGGAATTGTTTTAACAACTTCAACAAGTACAGAAGGTATTGGCCCATATGTTAGCAATTTGGGTAGCGGAAGCCCAAACTGGCTGGGTGATTCGGATTTAAATCAAATACTGGGGATTAAGTCTATAAACGCAACATCTATAGAACTTGATTTTGTTGCTTTAACTGACATTTTAAGTTTTAACTATATTTTTGCTTCAAATGAATATCAGTATGATTTTCCATGCACATATTCAGATGGGTTTGCTTTTTTAATCAAAGAAGCCGGAACAAGTAATCCTTATCAAAACATTGCAGTATTACCGGGTACAACTATACCCGTATCTTCCGTAAGTGTTCGCCCAAACATTGAACCTGGAGTAGTCCCTCCCCCTGCTAATAGATCTTATCCTGGATGTCCTGCAGCAAATCAGACATATTTTAATGGTTTAAACAATATTAATAGCCCTGTAAATTATGCCGGACAAACCGTGATTATGAATGCACAAACAAATGTGATAACTGGAAAAACATATCACATAAAACTTGTTGTTGCTGATGCCGGTGAAAGATACTATGATTCTGCTGTATTTTTGCAAGCCGGCAGCTTTGCTTCTAAAATAACTTTTGGACAAGATAGAACTTCAGCAAATAATAATCCTATGTGCTTTGGAGAAACACTTCTATTAGACCCAAAATTGTCTCCAGCTTATTCATACAAATGGTTCAAAAACAATGTGCAAATTGCAACTACTCCAACGATTACTGCCACAGACGCGGGAACTTATAGAGTCGAAGTTACATTAACTCCTTCTACGTGTAGCTTAGTTGGAGAAATCAAAATCGAATATGCTCCGGAAATTCTATCAACGGATACTCCCTTAATTCAATGCGACAATAATACAGATGGAATTAGTGTTTTCAACTTAACAAAAGTCGATAATATCATCAAAAACAATGTTTCTACGATTACAAACAATGGTTATTATGAATCATTAGCTGATGCTCAAAACAAAACAAATCCTATAACAAACCCTGCAAATTATACTAACAAAGCAAACAATCAAATTGTTTTTGCCAGAATTGAAAACAAATACGGCTGCTACAAAATTGTCAAAGTTACATTGCAAATATCTACTGCAACACTTCCTAATCAAAACCCAATCGCAACTTGTGATAAAGATGACAAACAAGACGGTTTTTATCAATTTGATTTTGAATCAAAAGTTACTCCACAAGTTCTTGCAGGTTTACCAAGCGGACTAGTTGCCGATTACTTTTTAACTGAAAATGATGCTTTAACAGAAACAAATAAGTTACCAAATCTCTTTAAAAATACAACTGCTTTTAATCAGACCATTTATGTTAGGGTTGTTAACGGACCGGATTGTTATGATGTAACATCTGTACCTCTTGTTGTAAACACTTTTGATCCGCCCAATTTTCAAGATGAATACAAAACTTTATGCAAAGGTTCTACTACAACATTAAGCGTTGCAACTGGTTTTAGTAGTTATTCATGGAGTACGGGCAGTACTGACAATCATATCGACGTTGGTACCGCAGGAGATTATTCTGTTACTGTAAAAGATGCAAATGTCTGTGAGAAAACTAAAAAGTTCAAAGTAATAGCTTCTGAACCCGCAACAATAACTGGTGTAGTTATTAAAGATTTTTCAGGAACTGATAACTCTGCTTTAATAGAATATACCGGAGCTGGAAATTATGAATTCTCCATTGATGGAATTTCTTATCAGGACAATCCTTTATTTACAGGAGTAAAACCAGGCGTATATAATGCTACATCCAGAGACAAAAACGGATGCGGAATATCTGGCGCATTTGTATTCTATGTTTTAGATTATCCAAGATTTTTTACGCCTAACGGAGATGGCTACAATGACTTATGGTTTATTAAAGACTTCGATCAGCTTCCTGCTTATAAAGTATCTATTTTTGACCGTTACGGAAAATTATTAAAACAAATGGACCAAAACAGCTCAGGATGGAACGGAAATTATAATAACCAGCAACTTCCATCAGATGATTATTGGTTTACTTTAATTCTTGAAAACGGAACTGGTATTAAAGGTCATTTTAGCTTAAAGAGATAA
- the rpsT gene encoding 30S ribosomal protein S20, with protein MANHKSALKRIRSNEKRRVLNRYQHKTTRNAIKALRLATDKADASSKLSTVISMIDKLAKKNIIHDNKASNLKSKLTKHVAKL; from the coding sequence ATGGCAAATCATAAGTCAGCATTAAAAAGAATCAGAAGTAACGAAAAAAGAAGAGTTCTTAACAGATATCAGCATAAAACTACTCGTAATGCTATTAAAGCGTTAAGATTAGCTACTGATAAAGCTGATGCTTCTTCTAAATTATCAACTGTAATTTCTATGATTGATAAATTAGCTAAAAAGAACATCATTCATGATAATAAAGCTTCTAACTTGAAGTCTAAATTAACTAAACATGTTGCTAAATTGTAA
- a CDS encoding T9SS type B sorting domain-containing protein: MKSIRLLLFISLLFAIPVSAQKEAAIWYFGFGAGLDFNSGNPVALTNGKLFTNEGCATISDKYGNLLFYTDGSIVYDKSHKVMPNGTGLLGHRSSTQSAIIVPKPKDPNLYYIFTVDEPNPANVDANPTNDESPPNSGLNYSVVDLRLNNGLGDIVSSEKNIPLITYDVNNAEDVKFKCSEKITAVQHSDGLSFWVVTHFRNTFYSFKVSTNGVDQTPVKTITSQDMPLGGYNSNAIGYLKASPNGKKIAIANMSTKTSNDLNANGQIKRNTGNVYLYNFDADTGIVSDETLLYNKIDPYGIEFSAKSAKLYMTYNTYDVRGASVGSALIQFDLKKADIVSSMQIINSSNYVAGALQLAIDEKIYRSGYSLTDNNITKISVINNPESDGINCNFIQNKIDLKSRTSQLGLPPFITSLFLYTFDYEFNCLGQSTHFYINSTETIDSVLWDFGDGSTSNNKDAYHTYATAGDYKVTLIKTVNGENRESLEKTITIFDKPTVITTPYKLIQCDTQDGNSLDGLATFNLSVANEAITLGNSNYKVFYYHTKNEAETDVNDTSSLNPIYKNTVPKEVLYAKISQQNSSCYSIATVILQANPSNSILPEDLHKCDLGDGKAAFDLEEKKQLIKTELNLPADVRLFFYNSENDASLSLNEIKNTVTTNSKTVYIRAENSDGCYGNGKFELVVEPVPVLIDAQQKIICESGSNTAVLLEPNPPLSQPDDYTYSWSNGATTPSITVKEEGNYTLTIQNKSGCPATSNHPVKLSRSPVLNEIEVNDLNTLNEVIADVQNPEDYQYRIHFQNGTYSEFQNSGVFENIPGGFHELIIENINGCGRIAKSFAVLNAPKYFTPNNDGYNDYWNFTGINDPIYKNAVIYIYDRYGKLLKQLSPFGEGWDGTYIKEPMPASDYWFTIKLEDGREAKGHFSLKR, from the coding sequence ATGAAATCTATTCGGTTATTATTGTTCATTTCCTTGCTATTTGCAATACCGGTTTCTGCACAAAAAGAAGCTGCAATCTGGTATTTTGGATTTGGAGCAGGATTAGATTTCAATTCCGGAAACCCCGTTGCTTTAACCAACGGAAAACTTTTTACTAATGAAGGTTGCGCTACCATTTCTGATAAATACGGAAACTTACTTTTTTATACTGACGGCTCAATTGTTTATGACAAAAGCCATAAGGTAATGCCCAACGGAACAGGGCTTTTAGGACATCGATCAAGTACACAATCTGCAATTATAGTTCCTAAACCGAAAGATCCAAATCTATATTACATTTTTACGGTAGACGAACCCAATCCGGCAAATGTAGATGCTAATCCAACAAATGATGAATCTCCTCCAAATAGCGGCTTAAATTATTCTGTAGTCGATTTAAGATTAAACAATGGATTAGGAGATATTGTTTCTTCTGAAAAGAATATTCCTCTTATTACATATGATGTAAATAATGCCGAAGATGTAAAGTTTAAATGCTCAGAAAAAATTACCGCCGTACAACACAGTGATGGTCTTTCCTTCTGGGTTGTAACTCATTTCAGAAATACTTTTTATAGCTTTAAAGTAAGTACAAATGGAGTCGATCAAACTCCAGTTAAAACAATAACTTCACAGGACATGCCGTTAGGCGGTTACAATTCTAATGCGATTGGCTATTTAAAAGCATCTCCTAATGGAAAAAAAATTGCAATCGCTAACATGTCTACAAAAACTTCAAATGACCTGAATGCAAATGGCCAGATAAAGCGAAATACCGGAAATGTATATCTTTATAATTTTGATGCTGATACTGGTATTGTAAGTGATGAAACTCTGCTTTATAATAAGATTGATCCTTATGGAATAGAATTTTCTGCAAAATCAGCAAAACTATACATGACTTACAACACGTATGATGTGCGTGGGGCCTCTGTAGGGAGCGCACTAATACAATTTGACCTGAAAAAAGCTGATATTGTAAGCTCAATGCAAATCATAAACTCTTCTAATTATGTTGCAGGAGCGCTTCAGCTTGCCATTGATGAAAAAATTTACAGATCAGGTTATTCGCTTACAGATAATAATATCACAAAGATATCAGTAATCAATAATCCTGAGTCTGATGGGATTAATTGTAATTTTATTCAAAATAAAATTGATCTAAAAAGCAGAACTTCACAACTGGGACTTCCGCCTTTTATCACCTCTTTATTTTTATATACTTTTGATTACGAATTCAATTGTTTGGGACAATCAACACATTTTTACATTAATTCTACAGAAACAATCGATAGTGTATTATGGGACTTTGGTGACGGAAGTACTTCTAACAATAAAGATGCTTATCACACTTATGCAACAGCTGGGGATTATAAGGTAACATTAATAAAAACAGTAAATGGAGAAAACAGAGAATCGTTAGAAAAAACGATAACTATTTTCGATAAACCAACTGTAATTACAACACCTTACAAATTGATTCAGTGTGACACTCAGGATGGCAATTCACTGGACGGATTGGCAACCTTTAATCTTTCTGTTGCAAATGAAGCAATCACATTAGGAAATAGCAATTATAAGGTATTTTATTATCACACCAAAAATGAAGCCGAGACAGATGTTAATGATACCTCCTCTTTAAATCCTATTTACAAAAACACAGTTCCAAAAGAAGTACTTTATGCAAAAATAAGTCAGCAAAACTCATCTTGTTATAGTATTGCAACGGTAATTCTGCAAGCAAATCCGTCTAATTCAATCCTACCAGAAGATCTCCATAAATGTGATTTAGGAGATGGAAAAGCTGCATTTGATTTAGAAGAAAAAAAACAGCTTATTAAAACTGAATTGAATTTACCTGCTGATGTTAGATTATTCTTTTACAATAGCGAAAATGACGCTTCATTATCATTAAATGAAATAAAAAACACTGTAACGACAAACTCCAAAACAGTATATATAAGAGCTGAAAATAGTGACGGATGTTATGGGAATGGAAAATTTGAACTTGTCGTTGAACCAGTTCCGGTTTTAATAGATGCTCAACAAAAAATAATTTGCGAATCCGGATCAAATACAGCTGTCCTTTTAGAACCTAACCCGCCATTATCTCAACCTGATGATTATACCTATTCATGGTCAAATGGAGCTACAACACCATCTATTACGGTTAAGGAAGAAGGAAATTACACTCTTACAATCCAAAATAAATCCGGATGTCCCGCAACTTCAAATCATCCTGTAAAATTATCCCGTTCCCCAGTTCTAAATGAAATAGAAGTAAATGATTTAAATACTTTAAATGAAGTAATTGCAGATGTACAGAATCCGGAAGATTATCAATATAGGATTCATTTTCAGAACGGAACCTATAGTGAATTTCAAAATTCAGGAGTTTTTGAAAATATTCCCGGAGGTTTTCATGAATTAATTATTGAAAATATCAATGGCTGCGGAAGAATAGCCAAAAGCTTTGCCGTTCTAAATGCTCCAAAATATTTCACACCAAACAATGATGGTTACAACGACTATTGGAATTTTACAGGAATAAATGATCCTATTTATAAAAATGCTGTAATATATATTTATGACCGTTACGGAAAGTTATTAAAACAATTGTCTCCTTTTGGAGAAGGATGGGACGGAACTTATATTAAGGAACCAATGCCTGCATCTGACTATTGGTTTACTATTAAACTAGAAGACGGACGGGAAGCAAAAGGGCATTTTAGCCTTAAAAGATAA
- a CDS encoding response regulator, with protein MLEQILCIDDDPITLMLCKKVIAKSEFSNEIITAQNGEEALHHFNTLKYTNNRNKVNRKPELIFLDLNMPVMGGWEFLDHFTSSDYAEFNKTANVIVLSSTIDPDDLAKAKKYPIIIDFLSKPITQPMLEYLKKKIDI; from the coding sequence ATGCTCGAGCAAATTCTGTGCATTGACGATGACCCTATCACGTTGATGTTATGCAAAAAAGTAATTGCAAAATCCGAATTTTCGAATGAAATTATTACTGCTCAAAACGGAGAAGAAGCGCTTCATCACTTCAACACTTTAAAATACACCAACAACAGAAACAAAGTCAACAGAAAACCTGAATTGATTTTTCTGGACTTAAACATGCCGGTTATGGGAGGTTGGGAGTTTCTTGACCATTTTACTTCGTCAGACTACGCCGAATTCAACAAAACTGCCAATGTCATTGTTTTATCTTCTACGATCGATCCGGACGATTTGGCTAAAGCAAAAAAATATCCAATAATAATTGATTTCCTTTCAAAACCCATTACACAGCCAATGCTGGAGTACCTTAAGAAGAAAATTGATATTTAA